In Megalops cyprinoides isolate fMegCyp1 chromosome 16, fMegCyp1.pri, whole genome shotgun sequence, the genomic window GTACCTGTgtggtatgattttttttactattttaaagcaagtatttttatttacattattaaaaagtGTTATAACTTTGTTATTAAGGAACTATGTTCACAGAGGCTTTGTTGaccaaaacacacatgtatTCATACAATGTTGTggcatacaaaaaaagaaactaggCCAAACAAATCTTAACCATCTTATGATGAAGTGCATATAGTACAGAATTAGTTTTCACCAAGGAGGGAATTGACCAATCAATGTTAACATATAAAAAGTGCTGCATAGTAGGCCCGTTACAACATTGTAATAGATGATAATGTCTGTTAAGTGCCATTTGAACTGTAAACTAAATTTGAAGGTCTTCCTCCCTCCTGCTAGTTTGGATCAGACTGGGATATCTACCTGACCAAGCCAGATGGTTCGTACAAGAAGATTAGTCTCCAGGACCTGCTACCCCTGGCCTTCTCGCCTGCCCACCTTGAGAAGATTTAAAGACCAGATGCTCATGTGATTTCAGAAAAGCATATAAAAAGACAATCCTTCCCAGCACCCTTTCTCACTTGAGATATCCCACTAAAGTCCAGCAATACCTCAGTAGGTTGAAGCAGCATAAGCTTTTTGGACACACATCCCCTCATGGTTTCTCGTGCACTTATAAAAGATACACCAGTAAAAAGAACCACAAATGAGAGAAGATCAAAATACTTAGTTAGGTTGtagattaaatataaatgtgtgaaaaaccAGTGGCCTGCAGGTGACCCAATAGGTCAGGTTTACCTCAAGGGAATAATTTGATCATTGTGTTATTGAatgttatgtgtatgtttttgttgccCCTGTGATATGGATGTATTTATCTTACCATGATGAACTTGAAACTCAATACAGATAGTGACAGCTAAATATGTGTTGATAGTCACTATCAACCAGTTTTAATAACTTGCTTTCCATCTGTAATCCAACACAATTTTATCTGTGTCAGATAAATGTCTTTGAGTTGTTTTGTGACAAAATGTCCTTGTTTGTTGTTCAGAATAGGATTGCACTAGCAGTTGACCTAATTTGAGGTTTAAAAGTCAAATTTTCATAGCTGTTCTTCTACAAATAAACAGATTTGGAAATGACAATAACTGTTTTGAATGTGGGCAGTGAATAGCCTGGCTCGAACTGTCGCGTACGTGCGCTCCGTCAATTGTCAAGATGTGGCATTTGCTATTTTTGCGTACGTGACGACTCGGCTATTACGGTAATGGCGTCATGTGATTCGTGGAAAAGACCTGGGGTTCCGGTGTGATGACAGTAGTAGCTGTTTCCGGAAACATGGAGGCTGTTGTGAGTGAAGTCGTGGCTCCAGAGGATCTTTTGGTAAGCACTTTGCGTTGaggtttttttatgttgttgttgttctgcgATAGAGAGACTTATGAATTCCAGATGAGGTAATATGATCAGTTAAAGCTCCGAGAAGGTAACATctgaagaggggaaaaagccgTAAGGATACAGTATGGACTGGTCAAAGCTAGCTATGCCAGCTGGCTAGTCAGTTTACGTAGATAGGTACAAACTGTCACTCGATTGAAACGTGAAGAAATAGCAAGGTACGTGGCGACAGGGACTTATACAGGCCTTTATGGCGTTATCTTTCCCTTCGCTTTAGATTACTACAAGTCGGCTTTAGACAAGGGCTAGGTACCTGTTTGAAACGTTTGACGTGTAAACAAAAAGGCGTCGGTCGGGAGCTGCTGCTGCGCAGATATTGTGAACTTTTCGTCATCTGGATGGACTGTTAATAGTGGACGAGTATATCACCGCACGCTGCTGAGTAATATAACTATCGTTTGCTAAACTGTAGTAATCTTGAACTCCGTCATTGCCTGCTCTGAACATGTGTTCATGACCAGCAGTTTAAAGCCAGAGCTGCGTAGTCTGACAAACTAAATGCCAGAAAACGCTGGGCAGTTGGACGGCGTTACCGCTACAGATGGCTAACTAGCTGGAGAGCTTTGTAATTCTCTCTGGAATTGGCGAACCAGCTAATGCACGATTAGTGTTACATACTGGAATATTCTGTGTTCACTGGACGTGACGGGTGATTATGTTGCACGTTAGTGGAAAGTGGATTTTATCACTGTACTATCCCTTtccattttttaacaaatagaCTTAAAATTAACTTGCATTCAGTTAAATATTGATTGTTTATCCATTTAATTTAACCATTCGGTCCTCGGTCTTTCAGAAATTTGAGAAGAAGTATAACGCGGAGATGGTTAAGGGGAGCGTTTCCAAGGAGACAAAGTTCGAGTACGCTTGGTGCCTGATCCGGAGCAAGTACTCGGATGATATCAAGAAAGGCGTGGTGCTGCTGGAAGGTGAGCGCGCCATGACCTCTTACGACGAGACAGAGACCTACCAAAGAAGTGTGCAACATTCATAGTCAGTGAAACAAATCATCATTAGGAGAGACGTCACTGGTTTATGATACATACACAGTTTAGTCAGttagaatgtgtttattttaatgtcaaagtgaaaatatattctgtttGATAGTGACTTTAGATTGTAATATCAAGTAGTTACATTAAAAAAGTTCCCAAATAGCAGTAACATTGAAAACATagcttttcctgtgtgtggtgttgcaTTTGtggtacatacatacatacatgtggtGCTCATTTATGGCTTTGATTTTCTCTGTGATATTTCCCTCTTAACTGAATTAATTTTGCAGATCTTGCACAGAAGGGAACAAAAGATGACCAGAGAGACTACTTGTTCTACCTTTCTGTGGCAAACTACAGACTAAAGGTGATGTATATGGCTTTGTGACTCagactcccagcatgcagcactCTCACAAGCAGCAAGTGAGATGTTGCTTCTGTTGCTCATTAAAACAAGTCATAcccacatacatatatattatccTGAGCACCTACCTGTACGCTTAGTATCCTGGAGCTTAAGGATGTAGTAAAGTATAAATTGTAATTAGTGTAAAGTAACAACGAAAATAAGGTTGATCACTGTTTGCAGTAGAGTGGATCAGTCAAGAAGGTGCCCAGTCAAAGAGTGGCTTTTGATAGTGAAAAACTGAATcgcttttgttttaatgtgtgcaCGTGCTCCACCCTGCTGCAGCTGTATCTGTCACATGACACCTTGCACGTGCGTTTATGGCTCTGTTATGCAAACTTTATTTCCGCTGACGGAAACTCTCTGCTCTGGCCGCCGCTGCCCCAGGATTATGAGAAAGGCCTGAAGTACATCCGCACTCTGCTGAGGAACGAGCCCGGCAACTCGCAGgccctggagctggagaagctcATCGACAAGGCACTGAAGAAAGGTGAGcgtggggggtgttggggggacTTATTGGGACGCAACAGCTGTCCCGCAGATCAAAGGCTTGAGTGAGTGGGTAGGGTTAGTCAAAGTGTGGTGATTGATAGCCAGAGCTGCATTGTGAAGGCACAGGCAGGTAGCTGCAGGCTGTGGAAGAGGGGCGTGGTGTGGTTATTAATGGGTGCAGTTGCATTGTGGATCTCTCTGAGGGAGTGGCTGTGGGTGGGCGTGGCTGTATTGGGGTGGGAGTGGGTCAGACCAGGGGTTGCAGAACAATTCCCAGCAGACCCATTCATATTATCTGTGTCTTTAGGCGGTGAAATGAttcaggaaacaaacaaaaattggTTGCAAGTCGATCAGTACGTCCTAACcgtattcattcttttttttttccctgcccaGATGGCTTGGTTGGCATGGCGATCGTCGGGGGAATCGGCCTGGGTGTGGCTGGATTGGCAGGTCTCATCGGTTTGGCTGTGGCTAAGTCCAAATCCTAATAAGGAGCGGGGAGGACTCCAGCTTTGTTAACCCCTCCCTCCAACAGAAGACCGTCACGCCTCCCTGAAACTTTGTTCCATTTGCAGATTCCGGGCTGGACCAGGGCCAGTTCATACAAGACCAGCTCAACACAGTTAGAATCCATTCAATAATCAGCTCTTTTCAAGCAAGGCATACCCCGCATACACACCCACATTATAATAGTCAGAGGTTGACAAAGAAAAAGGGACTTGTATTTAGACTAAGCTTCCTACATCCAAGTGGCCTTTGTTTTGAAGTTTGGTGCAGGGATAGGGCGATTACTATCCagccttttttcctgtttccatgaAAGTTACACTCATTTCAGATCTCTTGGTGCATTTGCTGCCACCTGGTTTTACATCCTTTTTTCAGTTAACCACGTTGTTCAAACGCTTAtggatgtaaaaaaataaaaaaaatccagtcatCTTGATCCCCCGTCATGTTTGAAGCTCATAAAAAAGCTCACCTGTGTCACATGCTCAGCTTGGTAATTTTATGGGTTACTGAAATGACAGTTAAGATTAGATTAATTAAAGTTGAGCTCTGTGCCagttgtgtctttttaaaattgtgtctCAATGTTAAATCGAGGTGGCCAGTTTAACATTGCTCCTACACTTTACAAACAAGGTCTTGCATGTTGAGCAGCATCTCTAAACACGAGCAGTCTGTGTAGGGCAGGCCCTGGTCTAGTCTCTCTCTAACTCTTTAAGGTCTGGGTGGAGGCGCAAACAAGACACCCACTGAGCACTAACTCCAACACTATTGGCGTGTTGTATTAACGGGAACAGATGCTCAAAACTGATCTTGCAATAGAACCCCCATAGTCCAACTCCTCAAGCCCAACATGCTCTGTATAAGATCTCCTGATTTGAAAGGGCTGCATGATGTTGAATCCATGTCTAAACAATACTCAGTTTTTCACAGGAAAGCAATTACACCTTAATTCATCTAAtacctccctcccctccccattCAGCCCAGGTATTTTGCACTAACAGACTGATCTCTCTAGGTTCTAATTAATAGGAGGGGccattatttttgatttgtgaTTAGTTTCAATTAATCAAATTCACATGATAAAAGCTATCCAAGATAACATGGCTATCTGTGATGTGACATTAGGTTTTGCCCACCTGAAGACAAATGTTTGAGGTGAAAATTGTTATTTATTCAAGAGTATTCTTGGTCTTTAAGTCTTGAGCAGCTTAAGTATATCAGAAGCTGATTGACACCTGAAGCAATAGGCATTTCAAGTTGTGATCCTATTTGTGGCTCCagttatttaattaaatgagaAGATTGCGAACCTCTGTTGGATAACCTTGTGTTGAACTATTAGTCTTCCCTCTAAAAATTTCTTCTAAAGTAGTAATTGTTTGCAGAGGGACTTTATTAGAGGCTATGGGCTAATACATACCTGTCAGCTGAAGCGGATAGGGTATTTTTGGTGTTACATATACTTATAGCTTACTGGAATGGACCGTGAATATTTAAGTGATGGGTGTGCTGTTATGTTAGCATAGCATGCACTGTCTTTTTCTATATTTGAATGTGTACTATGGCAACTAGCTGCTGAGTAAAACAGTATAACTGCTGCACATTAACTTTATAACCGAAGCATTTGAGTTTATTCGCAAAAGATGGTAGCAGAAATGTTTGGGTAACATTAACTCTGATGAACAAGGGACACATTTATTTCCTTCAGAATTTAgaaatttgtttgtatgtggaCATTTCCTGTGGTCCATGAGGCGGCATTGTTGGAGACGGAAAATTCCTCAAAAATTGTCTGTCTGCATCTAGTTGTCATTGTCCTAGCTTTTTTGAGAGGCGTTTGTCAGTAGCATTGTGGACAGAACTTTCATcgtgtctgtgctgtgatgagGGAAATTGTTACAAAGGCTTGTGACTTGTCACTGTAGCCCATAGAGGGCGTCCAATGTAGAGGCTTTCCCTGGGCAAGGGGAGACCGATCACGAGAGAGTCACATGACTGTGATGGGGGGAAGGGCATGGTGCAGTCTCAGATGCCTTTTGACGTGGTTACCTTGTCTTTGGTTAATAGCATGTCTTTCCCTATTATTGGCACATTAGGCTTGGTTTCAAAATGGTGTCAGCAACTACTGTAGCTCTATTAACCAGCTGTCGCTGGAAGTGGAAATGGCAGTggcatcttttttttatttgtggtcTGTGAACTGTAGATTTGGGCCTTCTGAAAATGAaggacagaaacatttttttcatttatggtGGTTTGCCATCATTCAAGCTTTGGAAGCCAACATTGAAGAGCTGTAGAGGCAGGTGGTGGAGACACGTGGACGTGTTTGAGGGACCGTGGAGATGTTAGACCCAGTCATGGTTGGGAGAGGGTTTGTGCAGACATTTGGTCATACCCCTACGTACCCTCACCGCCCCCACAAAGTAGTGAAAGAATCCACTTGTTAGTCTCCTGGGTATAATGTTGGATGACCGACTCAATTTACTCTTTCCCATTTTGAaactttgttgttttctgttagTTTATGATTGTCCTTCAAACATTATACACTATTAGCTTTTCAGTTTGGTTTCTGatacagaacagagaaaaactgaaattcttTTGATTTTTGGAATATCAGTGCATAGACATCAGTTGACAATTATACCGCATTCTTAAATGAATAGCATTTTTTCATCTTGTGTAAATGAATACTAGCAGATACAAAATGGAGTTGTACGATTTCTGCAAGCCAAGAGGACAAAGTATGCTGCCAAATAAGTTTTTGTTTGAAGattctttaatttctttgatttgtttggttgtaaataaacattttattgcaCTAAATACATTTGCTTGGTGCTTTCTGTTTTATCTCAGTGGATTTTGAAGGATACAGATGGAACCAGTTAGTGTTACAGACACTCttgcttctgtcttttttgtttgttgctgtgTACAAATTAATCCTGCAGATACCACAAGCTACTGACCGTTGCCGGCTTTCTGCTTGTGTGAAGACGAGCATTAGATGCAAATGATAATGTGAGGATGAACAGgctatacacacacgcatatataaatgtacacaatTTTGACGCATCACATAGATAAATGCCGTGTAAATAATCTTGTGTGGGATG contains:
- the fis1 gene encoding mitochondrial fission 1 protein, whose amino-acid sequence is MEAVVSEVVAPEDLLKFEKKYNAEMVKGSVSKETKFEYAWCLIRSKYSDDIKKGVVLLEDLAQKGTKDDQRDYLFYLSVANYRLKDYEKGLKYIRTLLRNEPGNSQALELEKLIDKALKKDGLVGMAIVGGIGLGVAGLAGLIGLAVAKSKS